The stretch of DNA GAGTTATCAGTCACTAATGTTTTAAATGTGTTTCTTATTTGCTTCTATAGCAAATTATCTCGTGTTGGGTGTCTGTCACGTGAATGGATTCTTAGAGGAGTCACGGAATGAATGGTGCCAATAGTAAATTTACTTTTTGATCTATTAAGTGGTTGTTACCAATGCAACAAAATGACTATGTAACCATTATTACCTGGATCAACGTGGTAAACAGTGAGCTTCTGTGATCTTAGTAACTCAGTGATAGTAGATCTGAGTGGCAGATGGTGGATGACATGGATGTGTTCCCTGTGTCAACTCTTGTTGGGTTGTGTGTACATCAGAGTCTAGGCTGTGTGAGGTCTAGATAACAGGTGATACTTCTTCTTGTGTAGCTTGTATTCTTTGACATGCTGTTCTAAGTCCTGTGCTGTTTTGGTGCTGTAGACCTCAGAAGAAATGGGTTATGTACTACTTTCCTTGTTTTGGCACGATGATTTGTTGGGAGTTTCAGTTTTAGAAAATGCCAGTTGCTGCCTTGGCTttgtaaatatttatttttcctacagTTATGTGTGGAAGAATGTGTGCATTtggttacatatatatatatatatatatatatatatatatatatatatatatatatatatatatatatatatatatatatatatatatatataaattgatgTGACCAGATTACCATACATTCAAATATTACATACATAGCTAGATACATTCTATACTTATATATTTTGATAtacttttgtgtttgtttgtgaatGCATTTGAAATGGAGCCTGAATACAGAGGAACACAAATCTCTAACACTGCTCTATTCCAGATACTTAACACACTTCTGAGCACCTGATAACAGCTTTTTCATTTAACTTGTAAAGTTTTACCTCTTTTACACATGAGTAACAAAGTTCATTTTGAGGACAATTATGAATACATTTGTAATTGCTGTTAATTGGGAACTTCTGTGTTTGTGATATCAGATTTACATGCTAATAATCACATCAGTATTGCTGGACGCACATTTCCTGCTATTGGTAACTTTAGAAACAAAGTCTCAGATTTGCAGAGCACACAACCATCGTTGTCAACACAACAGGGGCAGAATAACTCTCAGCATCACATTTCTACATGGTCTAATAAAATGCcatacaacacaacacttcaACATGCCTGGAACTCCTGTTGTATTCATTGGTTCAGACTTTCCTCAGTACAAGAAcagaatcatatatatatatatcaatgaatgtttttttttttttttttcccatgcttGAATTTAGTGCATTTTCCACACACATTGGTCATGGAATGATGCAATGTCAAACTTTGTACTTGAGTATGAggttcatatattttcatttgcttCTATCTGAGGAAGTTAGACATTTGTTCTCTTGAGGCATGCCGTTAAAATTCATTTCtttgacacacgcacacacacacacacacacacacacacacacacacacacacacacacacacacacacacacacacacacacacacacacacacacacacacacacacacacacacacacacacacacacacacacgttgttgTTTTACACTATTTATGTCTGCAATTTCCAGTGACTGTAGATATTTTTATATAGTTacccttttttgacatttcCTTAGTGTAGTTTTTAGTAATATGAGTGAATACTAATTGATAATAAAACTAGTAATTTTTCAGattaatttttgttattgtttaacaaagaaaaggaagtagcaTAATAATGCATCCAGATTACATGATATAATGATAAATTTCATTACATAGTAAAGTTATTGTTTTACATGGTAATTCCTTTACCTGTGAATGCTGACCACTTACCCCATTGTTCAGTAGCAGTACAAGGGCCACCAATGCGCTACCTGCTGCTGGCTGGAGCCGTGGTAGTGTCTTTGCTGCTCACTGTTGTTCTGGTGGCCATCGTGTGTTACTGGCACCATCAcagggtgagtgtgtgcgtgtcctACTGTAAAGGAGCTGTGCTTCAATTGTGTAATGTCCTTTCTTCATATAGTATCCAACTTCTTAAAAGTTATCAACATATCCTTATAAAGAGTACATTTTCAACTTTGATATTCCATATTTTTACGATTTGTTGGAGAAAGTTGTTCTTCGTGATGTTTTTAGTAATAGTGCTGTTCTTcagctttcttttacttcccttcATGTCTCATTCATTTGATACATACAGATCTCTGCCCAGTTCCTCCATTGAGAACTACTGTtacatctttttctcatttctaagATGGGAAGGGTCAGCCTAGAGTCTCTTCAgatcctttttcttactttgttttgGTATATCAGTAGTGCAGAATGTACATTTTTACACTTTATTTATTGAATATTACAAGGTTACATAGGATATGAAGTCAAAGTATAAGTTTCAGTTATACATAATGATACCTTTGTCAGCCACAGAATGATCGGATTCGGCGAGGTTTCCCAGACGTGGAATCTATTTTAGACCGCTCTGAGCTGCCTCTCATGGGTCCACACACTCCTATCAGGGACATCATTGAACTCACTTCTAGTGGTTCGGGTTCTGGTAAGGCAAATGAAATGCTTTTATTACCAACAAAACATCTTAATAGCAAAGAATTTTACTTATTAACTTAGAGTGTGACCATTTCTCAATACAGTAAAGTcctgggttacgtcggtctcgagttacgtcaaactcgtagttatgtcagtccactataaggcaatttaagattaaaaaaattgaaaatttataaatcgtaaagtgcgggatttattgttattgttggtggttgcccgccacaccacccgcctcacgcttgaatacaataacaccctgcctcagttccaccacaccatcgcccctggcaagagtgttatcctacttctgcgtttactgactcaagttcttagtatcttgctcaatggcaccaaagagaaaacttcttagtgacagcagtgatgctaagaaaaggaaaaccattatgctacaagaaaaagaggacataattaaaagacatgagaagggaggcagcagctgtgtgtgagggagggaagaaaatgggaagcccgttaccatgacaacggaggttgacgaccttgagggctcgcacacccatcacaacaataacaactccggagccttcgcctgggccacacgacactcgcagctcacttgcaccgtctgcgcctgtctgctgatccctattgcatttcctgccccgctgcccacgcttctactcccaccgcactgcactacgctcccagctgtccgccctgggcgtcacaacatttgacctgcccaccctcctggcggcctcaggcgtccaaccctctcggcaacctgcagtccttcacgttcgtggccctaatcaacaacaaaaacaaacttgtgtttcatattcctacgtagttgtaaataatagaacaatataacctttaacttacctgaatgaccataaacaatgattggttgaaaactcgataatatgctttgaaatgtacggaaactcgagttacatacaaaatcgacttatgtcatgtttcaggaacgtaactctgacgtaaactgagaccttactgtatatgttGTTAtggttttttcatttatttatgatttGAAAATCACTTGAATTGCTTACTTGATATCAGTTTCATAAAATGTAGTGAacagtgtagtagtagcaagtgACTTCAAGAGATAATAGTATTGAATTTTAACATAAGGATGCTTTCAACTCAGCTGAATGAACATTTTTTAGAATTAACTAATTTCCAAAGTAATTGTAAGAGGTGAATTAACTATTAAATTTGATAATTTCCTATGGGATTATTCttgagaaagaatagaacatAAGAATTAAATAATAATTTTATAAATAAGCTAATGGGCATACATACATAGTGACTATATAAAACATATCTCCCCACATTCATTTATCATCTCTGTCTATAAGTATTTTCTAATTGTGCAATTGTTGTTGCAGGCCTACCACTGCTGGTTCAGAGAAGTATTGCCCGTCAGATCCAGCTAATAGACCCCATAGGGAAGGGTCGGTTTGGGGAAGTGTGGTGTGGAAGGTGGCGTGGAGAGTTTGTGGCTGTGAAGATCTTTTCATCAAGGTAGGTGGTGTGCTTGAGGTCACAAGATTCTCCCTTTCTGCTTGTTAACCACATTGATTAAATCTTGTAAGTGGATTTGTAAGGAAAATTTTACAAGAAACTAAGAAGAAATCAGATACATATGATAACTAGGCCTTATTTCTAACATAACCTTATATTTGAACCTGTCTTTGATTGCAGGGATGAGAGATCGTGGTTCCGGGAAGTGGAAATTTACCAAACAGTGATGCTGcgtcatgactgtcttctcggattcATTGCAGCTGATAATAAAGGTGACTTGTTTAATAAGCCTCTAAAGCAGCAGATAGGTTAATGTTGTATTGCTTTATATCAAACAATGGATTTTAAGGGTGTACATTATGTGTATgtcattagtattgttatttgaTGTAGGAGTGTCATAGTGTGCTATTCGTGTGATGCTCACTGTGATTTAGCGGTGTATCTTAACCCGTAAGTGACAAGAGACACTTATTTACTTGGCTCAGGAAACTGAGaggtacacacatacatgtaatAGAATTTTCAATTTTAGATATATAAATCCCAGATACTGTAATTTTCTTCGCAAAACAAAgttgctgttttatttatttattttcattcagtcCCCCTCTGTTGTTAGTTAACAATAACACTAAACTCTCCACAGACAATGGAACGTGGACTCAGCTGTGGCTGGTGACAGATTATCATGAGAATGGATCATTGTTTGACTACTTGATGCGGCACACAGTAGACACAGCCGGCATGATCCGCATGGCTCTGTCCATTGCAACTGGTTTGGCACACCTTCACATGGATATCAATGGAAATAAAGGTGGGTAATTCAGACACATGTTAAAACTGGAGATGTCTTTTATTTTACTAGAAGAGAATAATGTGATAATGCATTATCATGAAAttaccattttccttcatttatgaCCACTTATTGATACAAATTTTACCTTTCAGGGAAGCCTGCCATTGCTCACAGAGATTTGAAGAGTAAAAATATTCTTGTTAAGTCAAATGGAACATGTGCAATAGCAGATTTGGGTCTGGCAGTAAGATATGACTCTGTCACAGACACTATAGACATTCAACCCAACAACAAGGTTGGGACAAATAGGTATTTAGCTCCTGAGGTAAGTGAGAGCCAGAACTGCAGCTGTCCATGTAAAAAGTATTGCTGTCAACATTATTTGCTTGCAGTCTtacattatatttatatatatatatatatatatatatatatatatatatatatatatatatatatatatatttatatttatatttatatttatacaggtaactcgatttatgtgatagatgcattccaagaggcatcgcatatatcaaaattcgcgtaaaacaaacatgtaattctcataagaaacgatagataataggggggatgcgtgaTGTGGTCCAataaaatttgtacaaaatactcttatctatttggctaaattaacatgtttttattatttaccattctaaatactagaagtgtattttaattaaagggaaaagtaagaaataatgagaaagcaaaaaataataagaaaacaacaaaacaaagaatacataaacaaaaacactgcgtcactgccttcaccactcacaccacaggcagtcaccatcttcctctgagcttttaccactttatcaaaaatccactatCAAAAATAatcccacatgcagaagaaggtgaaggacattttggggccatcttcctgaattataggcagattgaagagattctgtactcagtgctggcagactgtacatgaggcacgagaagagcgggagctgcatccaagattctttaacaatgtcagagcaacctcctgccgcgagaTGGCATCCATGAAGGCTTGGAAGGACAGGTGGTGTtattgtcttatatatgcatttatgttcacaaaacatttctattacctttttacaaaccttgcccccaagaaaggattgttttgtaatgcataaagtgaaatcttccatggaataccaaaaaataaagcagagatgagattgcCCGCAGACAAggcggagactcacggcgactcggccgctgcttcttcttcttgtgacccttttagcctgcgtgttgtctttcactacgatatttatgtttccactcctctattgcctgctataatggatatcatatcatagtattcatatacgctcatgccatgaggataacctcgactctgtggcactgagtgatagtgaattactaatgaaataccgcagtagttcattagtaattcacgcaacacgcaagctaaaagggtcacaagaagaagaagcggccaagtcgccgtgagtctccgcctcgtctgtgggcgatctcatctctgctttattttttggtattccatggaagatttcactttatgcattacaaaacaatcctttcttgggggcaaggtttgtaaaaagctaatagaaatgttttgtgaacataaatgcatatataagacagtaacaccacttGGAGAGATGGTGTAActagcaacctgagagcaacctcataGTAATctcgttaccgtccctccaagcgttcacggatgccatttcgcagcaggaggttgctctgatgttgttaaagtttcttggatccagctcctggtaACCAATGAGCACTTCTAGGTGGGCTAGCAACCTCCACCTGCCAACAGCAACGATTCTTTGTGTatgctattttacgaaggttggtatgtgagcaggaggttgctatggaggttgtctgtaccaacatagacaacaacctgcttcttggatccggccccagagctcccacctattggccagctgcagaactctcttgcgctcagtttgaaattgtatctggcgctcagtttgaaattgcgcttgggccaaatcgtgtataagcaaaccgatctcgcaaattaaattaattataatattttttcggtcgcgttattacaaaaacgcgtaaaatttataatattttttcggttgtGTTATGACAAAAACGCTtaaatcaaacacgcgtaaatcgagagttacctgttgtgtttgtgtgtgtgtgtgtgtatatatatatatatatatatatatatatatatatatatatatatatacacacaggcaacccccgtttaacgaaggggttacgttcctaaaaaacacttagttaagcgaaatttcgttaagcgaaccgattataacaagtttaacccctgacttgaacttccactgagagtaagcaaagcgagagtgcatcatagtacggtgaaaggtttaatgaaagtaaaaattatgaagtttaacatttaggcagttaaatttaatttaagtcattataatgtacactaatgtatgtatgtacgtagctttataatgttgatgatcttaaatttatgaagggagggagagtgaaacgggaaagacactaaccggcaacctgtggaatgtaaagaaaggcgcatcattgtaccgcatacaaaacttatgtaccacatttccacaaggctttccattttatccattgtagagtcacgagttcaggtggttcttttagcttgcaaggaagatacagtctcaccagccttcttaatagtctgctgacttgaaaatagtagagacagtagatggagtcaagatggtggccagcaatgctatagttttctcgcctctctcgtgtctgtgaataatatccagcttcacttagagagtaagagactttcctggtcttcttaggaatgctaggtcacattgcaaggagttttggtggcaagttgagcgagtgaagacgagctgctgctgactctgttatgggagtgagtggtgcgtgttgtccacaagaggcttgatcttgatcttcatcttgattctacaggtgtcccaggatttctcctgaggcaggccttagtatttgcggctgctagtgtattcaaaagattgtcggcttgcgtgatatggcggggctttcaaacttggaaaaaattacctggataaaactttgttaaagcgagtttggtattcgttaaatgagcagatggtagtaaaatgaaacctttgttgtagcgaaattttgttgtgtgaaccttcgttaaacgagggttgcctgtatatatatatatatatatatatatatatatatatatatatatatatatatatatatatatatatatatatatttaaaatgcttttttttttcaccagtgTCTTGATGAAACATTGAACATGAACCACATCGATTCATTCAAGAGGGCAGATGTGTATGCACTTGGCCTGGTGTACTGGGAAATTGCCCGGAGATGTAACACAGGTAAGCTTTAAGAACCATGAACCAGTCCATCtaacaaggaaatgaaatgttCACCAAATCTTCATTTACAAAGAAAGATTAGATTGATAGTATTGAATTTGTCTAGACATACCTTCTTAGTACAGTCGAGCATGGCATGGATGGGACAGTACAAATGAGCTGATTGCTTGCTTTCACTAATAATGCATTCACATGACCTCATCTAGATTGTGCTGTGCAGTTCTAGTCCTTATATTACAGGAAAGATCTAAGTCTATGAGAATCATTACATAAGAGAAggactaaaaagatacaaggaATGAAGGGTATTCCTTATGAAGATTGGTTATCAGGATAGAACAATAATGTTGAAAAATTAGATTGAAGGAATTGGTTACTAACCTACACTTTAGCTGTCTtttatagagtgtgtgtgtgtgtgtgtgtgcaaactaACAAATAAGTGTAGTAAGTGAGTTTCTTTCCTTGCAACATGTCTCTGTTCTCCTGAGTCACCATCTCTGAACTCTTGTGCCATAGGTGGTGGATGTGAGGATTACCAGCTGCCCTACTATGACATGCTCTCCAACGACCCCTCCATTGAGGAGGTTCGTAAGGTGGTGTGTACAAATAAGCAGCGGCCGGTGATTCCCAACAAATGGCAGTCCTGTGAGGTGAGTCTGGATCTTGTTGGGGTGTTGCTTTGGATACTTGGGTGCCTTGTTTCAATGGTAAACAAAACATGTTGCTGTAAGAAGCCATTTAGAGTTAAGAAATTGGAAGTTTGTGTCAGAAGGCTTAGTATAACTACACAATACAGCTGcatatttatgttttttaactTTGAAACTAACTCCGAGTACTTCCAGGACCTGCGGGTGATGAGCAAGTTAATGAAGGAGTGTTGGTACCACAATCCTGCAGCGCGTCTCCCAGCACTGCGCATCAAGAAGACCCTTGCCAACCTGGGGGCTCACGATGACCTCAAGTGCTGAACGGATGAATCAGTGAGAGGAGACATGTTCAAGTATTAGTGCTTCCCTTCATGACCCTTGTGCCATGTAAGGGGCATGCACATAGATATGTGTACAGTCGTAtgtttgcttgtgtttgtgtatgggtGGGTGTACGTGGGGTGGGTGCATATGTTCTGCCTGCAGCAGTGTTGGTACACAAGTTTATAGTTCTTGTGGGCATTACATTATaactaaaaataattaaacacagcaaatattaaagagaattaaagataaataaaaaaaaggtgtgtgtgtgtgtgtgtgtgtgtgtgtgtgtgtgtgtgtgcgctcattTCACCAATCGTGGAAAGACTTGCAGTTGCCAGGGAAATGAGTGCATATGTCCCCAGTCTCTGGCAGgctgttgttgctttttatCATAGATCCCACAATTAGTACAGTGAGATGTGCACTCATTCATCCAAATTGCAGGTGACAGTGTGGCTCCAAAATTTTCAAAGCAGCTTGACAGATTTTCACAAATCTTTATAAACAGTATCAGTTGAGGTTCAACTCATTGAATATGTATTAACATTACTCATTGCTGCTTTGTGTAGATGGTGTATTTGTGTTTTAATCTATTATTGCCATATTAATTTACAGAGATAAAAGTAAGTCACCCAGTTAGCTGTAATTTTGAAAAGCATTTTAAAATCATGCCTTCATGTAaccatttcctctcattccacACATGCTAAGGTGATGTTCATTCCTCATAATACTTAGTTCAATTCTTTTACTCTGAACCTGATCATCATTTCATCCACACCTTCCATATAATCATAAAAACAAACCGTCAGGGTCGCTTTTCCATAGTAAACCAAGATAGTGGCCATCACAAAATTAAGTAGATGCCATTCCTCATGATTCTGGTCGTGTGAACTTGTGCATACGTTACTTTCCTCTCCTGGCTGTTAAAGGGACAACCAATTGCCTATCATGCAGCCATGACATTGGTAACACAGACAAATGGTTGACTTTGTGTGGAGGCACACAAGGTCAGTACTATCGACTACATTTCTCAGTGTAATGAGATAGGATGAAAAAGAGCTTTGATCTATTGATCAGGTTTGTAGCATTGTTAAGTTTGTTGTTTCCATTGGTATGTGATGGTAAATTGAAGTTTTATTACTAATTTAAACAGTTTAGTGAGATGGTGAAGcagttttataaaaaaaattacctggattgGAAACTAACCCTCAGTAGTAATTGATATTACTGCTAATGTTagaattatttacttattagcTGTATTATTTAGTGCCAAAGCTTTATGAGGCAGCTTATTTGATAGGTCATGGAATATAAGTTACAGTTTCATGATTTTCTATAATGAAGACATCTCAAAATATTGGTCACCTACATTTAAGCTACATTGAGGCTTGAGTTATTATTCAGTATCTTAGGACAGCTACACCTGCTTTGGAAAAACTAAATTATTATGCCACACATCTTTAGcttcgtcagtcagtcagttcatcATGTATATGTAGTTATACACTGTTTTGCAATTACATATTCAAATGATGCAAAGTTTGATCattccagcatttttttttttcatcaatttatcaTATTGATTCTCTTCTGTTTTGTAGTTCACAAGAATGTGTTTGTAGTTTACTCTTTAACATTTGTGGCAAATCACAATACTCACAGATACTAATTCACACAATTCTCATTAGTGTTTAATTTTGTCAGGAAATCTTGTAACAGATGAGTCTTGTAAAAATGGTTTCATGCATGGATTTCCCTCTGAACGTTGAGGAAAGCTTTTCAAATGTTACTTCATTAAAATTTGTTGCTTAATAGTGATAAATACCATTAACAGTGCAGAAAATTGTACATCCTATGCTGTAATAAGTAGAATATATACTTGTCCCCCCATTACAGCATGATTAAATTACGATACAAAATTCAGTATTGTAATTGAGTTTTGTATCTTCAATTACTGTTGTGTAGAGGAAAATTCCCATCAAGATTACTGTCAATGGAATGCTAAGgttatctcattatttttcaaggtgcatatatataatacagaaaaaaagatgaaaagatggaGCTTTATTAAACT from Portunus trituberculatus isolate SZX2019 chromosome 20, ASM1759143v1, whole genome shotgun sequence encodes:
- the LOC123506430 gene encoding activin receptor type-1C-like isoform X11 yields the protein MKRLGNSLLLCCLVILVDAFQDEEVKTPGFTADNFTTIQSTISDKIAEKNLDSTETSRKLKCLCTNCPSKECETYGQCYVTIIHELSGERRIYSTDHRCNNGTAFLLDSLSSCLMTPFCNDNNQLQILQVAVQGPPMRYLLLAGAVVVSLLLTVVLVAIVCYWHHHRPQNDRIRRGFPDVESILDRSELPLMGPHTPIRDIIELTSSGSGSGLPLLVQRSIARQIQLIDPIGKGRFGEVWCGRWRGEFVAVKIFSSRDERSWFREVEIYQTVMLRHDCLLGFIAADNKDNGTWTQLWLVTDYHENGSLFDYLMRHTVDTAGMIRMALSIATGLAHLHMDINGNKGKPAIAHRDLKSKNILVKSNGTCAIADLGLAVRYDSVTDTIDIQPNNKVGTNRYLAPECLDETLNMNHIDSFKRADVYALGLVYWEIARRCNTGGGCEDYQLPYYDMLSNDPSIEEVRKVVCTNKQRPVIPNKWQSCEDLRVMSKLMKECWYHNPAARLPALRIKKTLANLGAHDDLKC
- the LOC123506430 gene encoding TGF-beta receptor type-1-like isoform X1, whose translation is MKRLGNSLLLCCLVILVDAFQDEEVKTPGFTADNFTTIQSTISDKIAEKNLDSTETSRKLKCLCTNCPSKECETYGQCYVTIIHELSGERRIYREQACLNKSKQFPPGSSYKCREGHSNKIYKRMREEIFCCRDADFCNRHVTPASGGLAQPQPTQEAPPWLEPGEKGGEVAVQGPPMRYLLLAGAVVVSLLLTVVLVAIVCYWHHHRPQNDRIRRGFPDVESILDRSELPLMGPHTPIRDIIELTSSGSGSGLPLLVQRSIARQIQLIDPIGKGRFGEVWCGRWRGEFVAVKIFSSRDERSWFREVEIYQTVMLRHDCLLGFIAADNKDNGTWTQLWLVTDYHENGSLFDYLMRHTVDTAGMIRMALSIATGLAHLHMDINGNKGKPAIAHRDLKSKNILVKSNGTCAIADLGLAVRYDSVTDTIDIQPNNKVGTNRYLAPECLDETLNMNHIDSFKRADVYALGLVYWEIARRCNTGGGCEDYQLPYYDMLSNDPSIEEVRKVVCTNKQRPVIPNKWQSCEDLRVMSKLMKECWYHNPAARLPALRIKKTLANLGAHDDLKC
- the LOC123506430 gene encoding TGF-beta receptor type-1-like isoform X9 — protein: MKRLGNSLLLCCLVILVDAFQDEEVKTPGFTADNFTTIQSTISDKIAEKNLDSTETSRKLKCLCTNCPSKECETYGQCYVTIIHELSGERRIYRNCFTMEQLNPKSRPFICMNTGNKAKFVNCCKDGDYCNRHVTLPPNEVVAVQGPPMRYLLLAGAVVVSLLLTVVLVAIVCYWHHHRNDRIRRGFPDVESILDRSELPLMGPHTPIRDIIELTSSGSGSGLPLLVQRSIARQIQLIDPIGKGRFGEVWCGRWRGEFVAVKIFSSRDERSWFREVEIYQTVMLRHDCLLGFIAADNKDNGTWTQLWLVTDYHENGSLFDYLMRHTVDTAGMIRMALSIATGLAHLHMDINGNKGKPAIAHRDLKSKNILVKSNGTCAIADLGLAVRYDSVTDTIDIQPNNKVGTNRYLAPECLDETLNMNHIDSFKRADVYALGLVYWEIARRCNTGGGCEDYQLPYYDMLSNDPSIEEVRKVVCTNKQRPVIPNKWQSCEDLRVMSKLMKECWYHNPAARLPALRIKKTLANLGAHDDLKC
- the LOC123506430 gene encoding TGF-beta receptor type-1-like isoform X2, whose product is MKRLGNSLLLCCLVILVDAFQDEEVKTPGFTADNFTTIQSTISDKIAEKNLDSTETSRKLKCLCTNCPSKECETYGQCYVTIIHELSGERRIYREQACLNKSKQFPPGSSYKCREGHSNKIYKRMREEIFCCRDADFCNRHVTPASGGLAQPQPTQEAPPWLEPGEKGGEVAVQGPPMRYLLLAGAVVVSLLLTVVLVAIVCYWHHHRNDRIRRGFPDVESILDRSELPLMGPHTPIRDIIELTSSGSGSGLPLLVQRSIARQIQLIDPIGKGRFGEVWCGRWRGEFVAVKIFSSRDERSWFREVEIYQTVMLRHDCLLGFIAADNKDNGTWTQLWLVTDYHENGSLFDYLMRHTVDTAGMIRMALSIATGLAHLHMDINGNKGKPAIAHRDLKSKNILVKSNGTCAIADLGLAVRYDSVTDTIDIQPNNKVGTNRYLAPECLDETLNMNHIDSFKRADVYALGLVYWEIARRCNTGGGCEDYQLPYYDMLSNDPSIEEVRKVVCTNKQRPVIPNKWQSCEDLRVMSKLMKECWYHNPAARLPALRIKKTLANLGAHDDLKC
- the LOC123506430 gene encoding TGF-beta receptor type-1-like isoform X7, whose amino-acid sequence is MKRLGNSLLLCCLVILVDAFQDEEVKTPGFTADNFTTIQSTISDKIAEKNLDSTETSRKLKCLCTNCPSKECETYGQCYVTIIHELSGERRIYRNCFTMEQLNPKSRPFICMNTGNKAKFVNCCKDGDYCNRHVTLPPNEVVAVQGPPMRYLLLAGAVVVSLLLTVVLVAIVCYWHHHRPQNDRIRRGFPDVESILDRSELPLMGPHTPIRDIIELTSSGSGSGLPLLVQRSIARQIQLIDPIGKGRFGEVWCGRWRGEFVAVKIFSSRDERSWFREVEIYQTVMLRHDCLLGFIAADNKDNGTWTQLWLVTDYHENGSLFDYLMRHTVDTAGMIRMALSIATGLAHLHMDINGNKGKPAIAHRDLKSKNILVKSNGTCAIADLGLAVRYDSVTDTIDIQPNNKVGTNRYLAPECLDETLNMNHIDSFKRADVYALGLVYWEIARRCNTGGGCEDYQLPYYDMLSNDPSIEEVRKVVCTNKQRPVIPNKWQSCEDLRVMSKLMKECWYHNPAARLPALRIKKTLANLGAHDDLKC
- the LOC123506430 gene encoding TGF-beta receptor type-1-like isoform X5: MKRLGNSLLLCCLVILVDAFQDEEVKTPGFTADNFTTIQSTISDKIAEKNLDSTETSRKLKCLCTNCPSKECETYGQCYVTIIHELSGERRIYREQACLNKSKQFPPGSSYKCREGHSNKIYKRMREEIFCCRDADFCNRHVTPASGGLAQPQPTQEAPPWLEPVAVQGPPMRYLLLAGAVVVSLLLTVVLVAIVCYWHHHRNDRIRRGFPDVESILDRSELPLMGPHTPIRDIIELTSSGSGSGLPLLVQRSIARQIQLIDPIGKGRFGEVWCGRWRGEFVAVKIFSSRDERSWFREVEIYQTVMLRHDCLLGFIAADNKDNGTWTQLWLVTDYHENGSLFDYLMRHTVDTAGMIRMALSIATGLAHLHMDINGNKGKPAIAHRDLKSKNILVKSNGTCAIADLGLAVRYDSVTDTIDIQPNNKVGTNRYLAPECLDETLNMNHIDSFKRADVYALGLVYWEIARRCNTGGGCEDYQLPYYDMLSNDPSIEEVRKVVCTNKQRPVIPNKWQSCEDLRVMSKLMKECWYHNPAARLPALRIKKTLANLGAHDDLKC
- the LOC123506430 gene encoding TGF-beta receptor type-1-like isoform X3, with translation MKRLGNSLLLCCLVILVDAFQDEEVKTPGFTADNFTTIQSTISDKIAEKNLDSTETSRKLKCLCTNCPSKECETYGQCYVTIIHELSGERRIYREQACLNKSKQFPPGSSYKCREGHSNKIYKRMREEIFCCRDADFCNRHVTPASGGLAQPQPTQEAPPWLEPVAVQGPPMRYLLLAGAVVVSLLLTVVLVAIVCYWHHHRPQNDRIRRGFPDVESILDRSELPLMGPHTPIRDIIELTSSGSGSGLPLLVQRSIARQIQLIDPIGKGRFGEVWCGRWRGEFVAVKIFSSRDERSWFREVEIYQTVMLRHDCLLGFIAADNKDNGTWTQLWLVTDYHENGSLFDYLMRHTVDTAGMIRMALSIATGLAHLHMDINGNKGKPAIAHRDLKSKNILVKSNGTCAIADLGLAVRYDSVTDTIDIQPNNKVGTNRYLAPECLDETLNMNHIDSFKRADVYALGLVYWEIARRCNTGGGCEDYQLPYYDMLSNDPSIEEVRKVVCTNKQRPVIPNKWQSCEDLRVMSKLMKECWYHNPAARLPALRIKKTLANLGAHDDLKC